Proteins from a genomic interval of Quercus robur chromosome 9, dhQueRobu3.1, whole genome shotgun sequence:
- the LOC126699731 gene encoding uncharacterized protein LOC126699731 isoform X1 encodes MTKFMRINGRTNSFVANHLSESLQCLASTLRRWRSGQPSESWEAHKAAIQALIKLPSGELVTGSSDTTLKLWRGSKCTHTFVGHTDQI; translated from the exons ATGACGAAGTTTATGCGGATCAATGGCAGAACCAACTCCTTTGTAGCAAATCATTTATCCGAGTCTCTACAATGCTTGGCTAG CACATTAAGACGTTGGAGAAGTGGCCAACCTTCAGAATCCTGGGAGGCTCATAAGGCAGCAATCCAAGCACTCATAAAGCTGCCTTCAGGCGAGCTTGTTACAG GTTCAAGTGATACAACTTTAAAACTTTGGAGAGGAAGCAAAtgtacacatacttttgttgGGCATACAg ATCAAATATAG
- the LOC126699731 gene encoding uncharacterized protein LOC126699731 isoform X2, which produces MTKFMRINGRTNSFVANHLSESLQCLASTLRRWRSGQPSESWEAHKAAIQALIKLPSGELVTGSSDTTLKLWRGSKCTHTFVGHTG; this is translated from the exons ATGACGAAGTTTATGCGGATCAATGGCAGAACCAACTCCTTTGTAGCAAATCATTTATCCGAGTCTCTACAATGCTTGGCTAG CACATTAAGACGTTGGAGAAGTGGCCAACCTTCAGAATCCTGGGAGGCTCATAAGGCAGCAATCCAAGCACTCATAAAGCTGCCTTCAGGCGAGCTTGTTACAG GTTCAAGTGATACAACTTTAAAACTTTGGAGAGGAAGCAAAtgtacacatacttttgttgGGCATACAg GCTGA